From Polaribacter butkevichii, a single genomic window includes:
- a CDS encoding OmpA family protein: MRNILFILFSTIIIAQSFGQSNDGKIIHKDSTDVKVTDVIKESNTWAIGGGFSNFIMHGDLRSIGTSDDTNYWNFGGYVYVDKMFNPILGLEFKATYNKMSGGAQYFSNTYSLAYVPNGVIRDNMKFEGSAYGAELNLIVSFSNLYRRDTRNWNISGYFGVGYHQYDSALFDRLADGSYVKISDADFGYNPARNSVSEASSIYLSTQLGIKRRISRRLDVEFRTGMYFNNEDHLDAAISDKQNWENFFVTSLGVVLKLGKKKEYIIWAKDPVPGDQFKIIDTDNDGVMDQLDVEPNTPKGAMVYGNGQAVDADKDGLPDYKDKCPLEYGPVSNEGCPLNEDSDGDGVMDAKDLCPNTPGPVENRGCPKQEAVPPVNITQQIGLLATSIYFDTNSDKIKLISYSTIDQIIMLMKKIPDVKFVIEGHTDDRNSDKYNLYLSQRRAESVRKYMIKQGIANDRLTPKGYGESRPKFSNANAGGRQLNRRVEIKPIDAIGPVETID, encoded by the coding sequence ATGAGAAATATTTTATTTATTCTATTTAGTACTATTATTATTGCTCAATCTTTTGGTCAATCTAATGATGGCAAAATTATTCACAAAGATAGTACAGATGTAAAAGTTACAGATGTTATTAAAGAGAGTAACACATGGGCTATTGGAGGTGGATTTAGTAATTTTATTATGCATGGAGATTTACGCTCTATTGGTACCAGTGATGATACTAATTATTGGAATTTTGGAGGGTATGTTTATGTAGATAAAATGTTTAATCCAATATTAGGATTAGAATTTAAAGCTACCTACAACAAAATGTCTGGTGGAGCTCAATATTTTTCTAACACATACAGTCTTGCTTACGTACCAAATGGTGTTATTAGAGACAACATGAAATTTGAAGGGAGCGCTTATGGTGCAGAATTAAACTTAATTGTAAGTTTTTCTAACCTTTATAGAAGAGACACAAGAAATTGGAATATTTCTGGATACTTTGGTGTTGGATACCACCAATACGATTCTGCTTTATTTGATAGATTAGCAGATGGTTCTTACGTAAAAATCTCTGATGCAGATTTTGGATATAACCCAGCCAGAAATAGTGTAAGTGAAGCAAGTTCTATCTATTTATCTACACAATTAGGTATTAAAAGAAGAATAAGCAGACGCTTAGATGTTGAGTTTAGAACAGGAATGTACTTTAATAATGAAGATCATTTAGACGCAGCAATTTCTGACAAACAAAACTGGGAAAACTTTTTTGTTACTAGTTTAGGGGTTGTTTTAAAATTAGGAAAGAAAAAAGAATACATCATTTGGGCTAAAGATCCAGTTCCTGGAGATCAATTTAAAATTATTGACACAGATAATGACGGTGTAATGGATCAATTAGATGTAGAACCAAACACCCCTAAAGGTGCAATGGTTTATGGTAATGGTCAAGCTGTAGATGCAGATAAAGACGGATTACCAGATTATAAAGATAAATGTCCTTTAGAGTATGGTCCTGTTTCAAATGAAGGTTGTCCTTTAAACGAAGATTCAGACGGAGATGGTGTAATGGATGCAAAAGATTTATGTCCAAATACTCCTGGTCCTGTAGAAAACAGAGGTTGTCCTAAGCAAGAAGCCGTACCTCCAGTTAATATTACGCAACAAATTGGATTATTAGCAACTAGTATTTATTTTGATACCAATAGCGATAAAATTAAATTAATTTCTTACAGTACTATTGATCAAATTATTATGTTAATGAAAAAAATACCAGATGTTAAATTTGTTATTGAAGGTCATACTGATGATAGAAATAGTGATAAATACAACTTGTACTTATCTCAAAGAAGAGCAGAAAGTGTAAGAAAATACATGATTAAGCAAGGTATTGCTAATGACAGATTAACGCCTAAAGGTTATGGTGAATCTAGACCTAAATTCTCTAACGCTAATGCAGGCGGAAGACAATTAAACAGAAGGGTTGAAATTAAACCAATTGATGCAATTGGACCTGTAGAAACTATTGATTGA